tttttgttatttaaaatttaaaattaaaaatcaaaactgACATATTTAATTTGTATTGAAAAATATGATTACGTGATTCAATAGGAAAAGTGGTGTATTGTTATTGCATCGTAtttgatgcacaaagaattttttacTGTAGTTATAGTTAGATGTGCTCAAGCCATGTGTACACCTCTCACAAACAAAGACTACTAGGTGACGGGCCTTCCATTCCACGACCTTCTCTGCTTCAATCCTTGTTATAATTATGTCCAAATGCTGCTTCCTTGGACCTGTGGCAGTCTGGCCTCCACTTTTTATTTCCGGTGGCGTTTGTTTAGTGAGAAAATAAATCTTTTGGCCGTTTGACCTCCACTTTAAAAAGCGTGGTTTGAAATGCTTCGGCGCTTTTTAAGCGGCGGAACGCGGAGGATTCTGATGAGAGCAGAATGACCTCACTGCCCTCTACGGCTTCACAATGAGACCCAATCAAAGAGCCCGTACGAGCCTCGTACCAAGACGATGTCATGCTTGCGAAAAAACACAGCTTAATTCTGCACAGGCTGGTGCCCTCCTTTGGCACCTAAAATCTATCGCGCTGGGAAGTGGGCCATCGGAtgaaaacagaaaagaaaaaaaaccaaTGTATAGACATTTTAGATTTTCATCCGTATATAGAATGGTCTGAAAATTTGACACCTCATCTATGATGGTATCAAATTCATAATTTGGTTTTAgtgataaataatattataataaccaCCACATTTTTACAttcgaataaattttttttaataaaataattcattcaaataaatcttatataaatataatatagagaatcaaaaaaataaaatatcccaAAGCTACCATTGAATAACCTCCATCGCAGTCTAGAGAATTTCTCTCGTGTACTCTGTTACAAAAGATGCCATCCAATTGGTCATCGAATTTATTTCGCAGAAGATATACCTGATAATCAGCGTATTGCACCCTCCTAACAATCTCACTGCATGCAAAAAGAGTGGAAGCCCCCGATAAGAGTACATCTCTGCAACCAAACAACCACTGTGACTGAGTCATCCTCAACTATGAGCTGGGTCGCCTCTAGAAATCAGTTGGCATAGATGATCTCTGCTTAAGCAGCACGGAGCTCCGCCTCAAGGACTGAGGGTTTTCGGAGATGGTATCATTCAGCCACCACAAAAGCTGAGCTAGGCCTTTGAATGACAAAATCAGCCCCAACATATCTGCCTCTGACATTTTCATCGAAGTTGACTTTCAGGTACATCAAAAGAGGGGGCTGCCAAGATATGAACATCCAATGGATCGCTACATGAGCAGGATGGGAGCTTCAGATCATCATAGACCTGACATCATAGCGATGATGTCCGCTACCATGACTGAGGCTCTCTCAAAAATCATCTTCGTCGAAAATTGTCTAGAGTTGAAGATAAAGTTGTTCTTAGCTAGCCAAATATGAACAGCCAAGTAGGCCACACGAACCCCTACCATTCTGATCTGGTCATCTCCAGTGCTGCATTGCAGAAACTCCAAAAATACCTAAGTGGGGTCTTCCGTCTGAGTAACCCGTAAGTCCATCCCAACCAAGAATCAGACCGCTGTTGTCTTGAACATCTAAAGAGAGTATGCTCCATGATATCCTCCTCAGCCAAAAATAGGGGTACTCCAGCTGGATATCCATATCTTGGCTCCGTAGAAGGGTTTGATAGGAAATCGACGTTAAGCCACCTTCTAGAGAAACAGACTTATCCTCGAGTGCACTCCCATTCTCTAGATCTATCTAAGCTTTCTGTGTCTACTTACTTCGCTTTTGTAAATCTAGTAGAGATCAACCGTTATGACCCTTGAAATACTGGAGTGCCCCCAAACTTTGATATTTGAACAATCAAAGGTGGGAGTCGCAACGAACAGCACCCAATTCCCCAGCTGCCTACCAAATGGTGATGCACTATCACCGAATCCCACCCCCACCATCTGAGCAGTGAAGATCAACCACTCTTATAATATCTGTCACCTTAACACTGACGAAGGTCGGCCATTGGTTGAGTGATAGATCTCCAATCCAATGATCATGAAGGATGCCCATAGTACGCCCATTCCCTACCAACCATCTCATTTGAAAGAAAACATTAAGGGCAGGAGCATAGATCTCTCACTATAGAAAAGAGGCATCCCGCCTCGAGTGGGCCTTACCTCTAACGAGCAGAGGACCATACCTGGCCAGTATGATAGAGCACCATAAAGAGCCCAAACTAAGTAGAAGTTGATTCGCATACCTTGCAAGTAATGCCTCCCTCATCATAGCTAAGGACTGATGCCTAGGCCACCCTTTCATCGGGGTTGATAGAGCACATCCCATGCAAGTGAACACCACCCCCTCCTCCCAGATGGGAATCCCAGAGAAAATTTCAAAAGTCTTATTTCAGCCTCGCCACCATGACTTCAAAAGAACCACGTGTGAAAGCATGTAAACAGGAATGAAAGTTAGAATGGACCTCATCAAGATGACTCATCCGATCATAGATAGTGCTTGATGAATAAAAGTTTTTATAGACAAATTGTTGAAGACggactaaaatttattttttattttatggattAGGCTAACATGCACCATCCACACCATCCGTGCCCTTGCTTGGCAGAGCAAAAACGTAGGATATATCGCAAGTCCTTTCGTGCAACATCATCCGTGGGATGTGCATGCGCAACTTTTTCTTGTCCCCTTTTACTTAATTAATAGGATAGAGTGGTAATTTGGTCAATTTATTTAAAATCCAAGGCCATTTCCCATGGATGATACAAAATAAAAAAGGTTGAGAGGGAGGGGAGTAATTTGGGGCGTCCCCCGCGAGGGAAACTCGGATCAAACAGCGGCCCACCCTTTCCTCACTGCCCTTTCCgcaaaaagaagagaagacaaccaacccctccttctctcttctccaaatcctccaccagagagagagagagagagaaccaaaGAAAGATAGAGATGGAAGCGGCGATGGATCTGATGCGGAGGATCTCACCGAACCAGAGCGAGACGGCGCTGTCGGCCCTGCTGTCCCTCCTCCCCCACCACTCCGCCGACCTCCTCTCCCAAGTAGACCAGCCCCTCCAggtcctcttctcttctcttctctgttTTCCTCCATTccgattctatattttttttttgggtctcaGTCGAGTTAATTATCCTCGTTTCGTAGCTGATCTCGAGCTCTACCTTTCGATCTCTACAAAGTTTGATCTTTTCTGAGAGGGTTTTCTTTTTTGTCTCTGGTTTTTAATTTTATCGAAGTTTTTAAATTTAATCAAAGTTTATTTTTTGTTTTGCCCAAGTTCTCGTAAGCTGTCAACATAGTTTGGTTTTGTCGTTCTCTCTTCGTTTCAAGTGCAAAGATGGTTTTTTCCCCTTTGTTCGCCGAATAATTTTCGTATTTTATGTATAGAAGTATGTTTTCTATTATGGGTTCATTAGAGGGCCCTTTCAGTAGTTTGAAGATCTCTCGTCTCTTTCGAGGAAGTGTTTggactcttttcctctctctaatGCCATGCATGGAGGAGAATTAATCATGCTTCTACCCCTTTCTGGCATAGGATCGTGCATTGTTCTGCTATTTTTTGAAAACTGGGtgttaaaaattttagaatttttttaaaattatgcggTGCTTCCCACATATTCTGTCAGGTCTAGATTTCTGACGCATTCGTTTAATTCAAACGCCAACACCAGTGCAAGCATAGCTTGTAGAACAGGAAGATACCTGTGAACTATTCTTATATGTTCTCTTGGTCCTGCCAGCTCAAGTATGGAAATTTCATGCTCGTTTCCATTGTACTTGAGCTATATATAAAATGCTGCAATCAAGCCAGCACTGCAGTCGTTTGATGGTATTTAAAGGCTAGAATTATCTAAATTGTGTTTTTGATCAAGAGAGCAGGTTTGTATGGATACTGAGTCGATGAAGGAGTTCATACTGTGTGAATACAACAGGGACGCTGATTCATATAGGTAAACAGTTGAAGAATCATTTTCGTAACTGCTGATTGTGGTTTATCATGCCCTGAATTCTTTTTgggaaatctaaaaattttatcttgGTTGTACTTTCAGTCCTTTTGTGGTTGTTTGGTGTAAGAAGCTGTGTTTTCGATGGTGAATTTTCCATCTTCCTATTTTGTTTATTATCATTTTCGCATGCAGATCGCCTTGGTCAAACAAATATCATCCACCTTTGGAAGATGGGTCACTACCATCAGATGAACTGAGGAAACTTGAAATCGAAGCAAATGAGATTTTTGCTGTTTATCGTGAACagtgaggtccttcactttcctCATCTTTTATTGccattatgatttaatgtaatgtTTATGTGCTGATTTCTTTCCTTTAGGCATAAAAGGAGATACTTGTCAATCTTCTGTTTAAGTTATTTCTCTATTTAACCTGAACAATTATAGTGGTTCCCTGTTTCTGAGGAAGTAATAGCAATTCTATTATCAAACTGCACCTTTAGGTATTATGAAGGGGGTGTCTCATCTGTGTACATGTGGGAAGATGACAACCAAGAATTTGTGGCATGTTTCTTGATAAAGAAAGGTAAGGCTTCTATTGCAgaactgtttttcttttttttttttttttcttttcctcctctcgGTATGGTATTGACATTGGCTCTAACAACATGAAACTGTTTATGGGAATGAAGATGGATCAAAAACAGGGCATGGGAGAAGAGGACATTTGCAGGAGGGTTCATGGGATGCCATTCATGTTATTGAGGTGAAGTGTGATGGTGATGGTGTTGGACTTAACTCGTGCGAATTGATTTAAGTTGCTTAGTGTATTTTATATGGTTTGAGTACTTCCAATGATTAGATCTTCAATTGCCCATATAGGTTGGGCCAGTGGAAGAGGGAAATGTTCATTACTGCCTAACCAGTACTGTCATGCTATCGTTGACCACAGAACATAAGCCATTGGGAACTTTTAATCTGTCAGGATCAATCAGACGACAGGTAATTGGTTTGATAATTTCTTAACTATAATCTTCCATTTTTGGTTTGTAACTTCTAATATTTGGCTCCCCTGATGCTTTAGAGTTAGGGGACCGCCTCAATGCATATAATTTTGCCTAATTAAAAGTATTTATTTGTTGGTTTGGGTATATTAGACATTCTAGGGCATCGTTCATGCTAGTAATTACCTAGAATTTGATAAGTTAGGCCTAAGGCtgaattgctttaagttttttatTTTCAAGTTGGTAGCCCTTGGTTTGTCATCATGGTGGTTTCCTGCATCCCTACACTGGTAATGTATGCACTTGATGAGCTGCTCATCCAACAGGCAGCATGTTTCTTGGTAAAAGCCACATTGTAGCTACAGTGATCAGAAAAAGGCAGTTGCTACAAGTGCAAACATAGATGGTTAGACCTTGTCCACACCATCTTATATCAATGTTTAAGATCCAGACCAAACCAAATGCACTTTCCTGTTGGACACTTCATGTAGATTGCTTCTTGAATTTTAGGCCATTATTCAAGATCTTTTGAACCCATTCATTTTGCTTAGGTCTGGTCCAACTTTGCTATACCTGAACTAAGCCAGTTAAGACTTGGGTCCCGAAAGCTTGGGCGTAAGATATTGTGTCCTGCTGACCTACTTTTTACCCAAAAAGTACCAAGTTTGTTGGAAATTACATAGGTTTATGAACTCTAGAAGTAGGTGAAGTTGCAATCAGCtcggtcataaaaattttaatcttttcaTTTACTCAGTTTTAGTTTGGAAACTACTGTTTTGGCGTATACGGTTTTGAATCATATCTTTGCTTGAACGTTTCTTTTATCAGCATTGACATGGTTTTGATTTTACAGATGAGTTTAGACCTTTCAGTAGAAGAGGGCCACTTGTGTAACATGGGAAGGATGATAGAAGAAATGGAGGGGAAGCTCAGGAACTCACTGGATCAGGTAATTTGTCTCATCCAACCATTTAATGTTTTTCCATGATCATATGAGCCAACTTGCTGCTATTCTGATAGACTGTATTTTGCCCCCATGACATAGTCTGTGAATCAGCATGCCCTACACCACTGATATTAAATCAGTCTGTAGGATTACTATTTTACCTTGGACCTTTTTTTGAATCCTCCTCTTAGTTCATAACCTTGTGCTTTCACAGGTCTATTTTGGGAAGACAAGGGAGATGGTCTGCACATTGAGGCCACCACCTGAGGGCATACAACTGAGATTACCTGAAAGCTGACCCATAAAGTGAAAGGTGCAGCAATCGTTTGCATCCAACTAATCAGTATTTTTGTATTGAAGAAAATTTGGATACTTGGAGTGACAGCCATAGCCTTGCGAAATTTTTTGTTGCAGTCTTGAGGATGATAAAACTATACTTCTAGCTTGTCTTgtgaaaatatttatatttcaatATAGTGAGTTTATATTAGACAGTTAAAAAGTGGGTTGTTGGAAATTTTGGTGGTGGCAATCTATAAAACAAAGAATTCCTATTTTTCATCAGGTCAAGTGGGGTGTTCATCACCTCAGAGATCCGCATTCTGCAGGCGCAACAAAGcattcctatcaaaaaaaaaccatatttgatattatctattttaataatatgtaatattcacatccattaaattttttttctatatttttacgTAGTTTTTACGGCTAGATATTAACGAGAACACTTTCTGATCTAtactgataaattttttgattaccACATATTAATTTGAACGATACTTCAAAGAGTAGTTAATCTCCACTTATCTACTTTTGTTGATATTTCCGTGGCTGAGACCTCGGGATATAGGATTGATATCGACATCCCATTCGTGGTTACCTTCATATATTCCGTGCAATATGTCTCTCCAGATTTCCTTCTAATAATTCGTACCTGCAATGCCAAGACAGCCCTGATATCAGCTTCTAAGAACTTTGTTAAACACATGACCATACCTTCACGTGTACGTGTGCAAAATTCTCTCCCAGTGTTTTATTCAGTTATTATTTATTTTCCTCGCTTGCGGATGTCCAAATTTTCTATTTCTCCTATTTTAGATTACTTAATCCATTTACTCAACCACAAAAGCTTACTATTTCTCCTATTTTAGATTACTTAATCCATTTACTCAACCACAAAAACCTGAGGTAGATGAGATCAAAACAACATCAGAGTCAGAGAAATTAAATTGCTTGGGAGGTATGGTCTTCTAGAAGTTTGAAGAGCAGGGGAGACTTCTACACGATTCCCCGCCTCAGTACCTGTCCATCCAAGGATATATCCAACCACCTTTGAAAAATCGGCAGAAATTTTTCACACGCTTCTAAGTGATCAAAAACAAATTACACTCCATAAAAACATATACCAAAACATGACATAAAAAACTAAGAAGAGTGTGTCCGTATACGAAAACTTTGTTAAGTCTGATATTGCTCCATACGGAACCATTGCTAAGatcacaaaagaaagaaaaaaagaaacaggAAATCTGGTATCTCTAATGGGAGGGTTCGGCCTCCCACATAGACCTGACTCAACAAGAACACTATGTTAACATATGTCAAAGTTTCCCACAGGCCTTTAAAAGGCATTCTCAAGCTGCTGGAAGGCCTCATGCTTTTGCCTCGGATTCACTAGCAGCCGCAGCTTGGGCGCCCTCCACCTTGCTTTCCTCCCCTTGGCTTTCTTCTGCCTTGGTCTCTTCCATTTCATCATCTGCTACAACGACAACAGAGTTCACTGATTAATAATGATAATCTATAAATTACCATATAGCCAACTAATTTTAACCAcacaaaatagataataaataatacTGCTCTTAAAACAAATTAGACTATCAAAACaattttaaatctatctttaaGTAAAAAGGCATCGCTCATAAAAATCTTGAATCACACTTTGAAGCTCAAAACAGAAAATATCTATACCTTCGTATTTGTAAATAGAAATGATATGATATTTATCTACATGAGCAGAAGGCTTGAACTtcctataaattaaaataatcaaaGGCTTGCACTTCCTTGAAATAAATATAATCAGCCTATTATCTACACGCCAACAAAGGTCCAACTGTACTACTACTACGGAAGCAAATGTGTGTATGTTTTTAATTCCCCTATAAACCGAATGTGTTTATCGAGCTATTATTCTTGCCATGAACAAATAAATTGGTATTTGTAATGAATTTTGGTTCAAGAAAACAAGACTAACCTCCCTCCTTGTCAAAGGCGTCAGCAGCATCATCATCAAGTTCATCATCGGCACCGCCCATGTCCAAATTCTGCACAATTGAAAAGGGGATGAGAAACTGCAAAAGAGAAGGCATAgacaatttttttcagatttggCTAAAAATACATACCGAGAAGTCCATATCACCAAAGTCCATATCTCCGACTGCATAGAGAACAGCATTTGTAATTAAAATCAAGTTATAGCGAACAAAAAGAAATTAGAAGGAACAATTTGCACATGCACATCGAATGCTTATGGCATCAAACTCACATTTATTTTCCTTATCATCATCTTCATCAATCCATTTGTCCCAATCAACCTTCAAAAACACTGGAGGCTTCCCTTCCTTCTTCAGTAGCCTGCTCCACCATTTCTTCTCAGCTTTCTTCACAAGGTAGCATATGGTCCTCAATCCAACAGAAGCTTTACTCTCCTGCAATGTTCTCATAAACACCAGTTAAACATATTCATCATTAGTAAACTCTCATAAACTCTCCTGCAATGTTCTCATAAACACCAGTTAAACATATTCATCATTAGTAAGGGACCATTAGAAGAATTCCACGTCCTATTTGAGCACCTACCTCCACATTAACCTTGTCAAATAATTCAAAGTCAATCTCATATGGTACATTATCTGCTCCACTTGCTGCAGAGAAATAAAAGTGTCCACCTGGTTGCAAGTTCAGCTTCACATCCTTTGCATCTGGTAGTTCAATGGTGATATACACCTTGTCTGATCTTTGGGCCCACTTTGTAGTTGGATGTCGGCTGTAAACCAAAGAGAACAAGCACGTGTTAGTTCTCAAATTATAGGCCATTAGACATAAATATCTTGCCCACCAGCAAAATTTTTGTTCTTATATGGAGGGAAAAATCACAGCATCTGCTCAGAGGCATCAAGAAACAACAAAAAACATGCATGTGGAATGATGGCACCCTTCCACCAAAAAGGTCACAGTTTTCAAGTCAAAAAATTGAGCACAAAGGAGCAACATACCTTTCTTCATGAAGCTCTTGAGCTCATATAAGACAATTAGCAGAACAAACACAAAAATAATAATTGGATGGTATATATACGCTCACAGCATTGCAACAGTTTATAATATCCAAAGCGCATATAATGTATTGTGTCTTACCAGTAAAACTTTTGATCAGTAGTTCCATCTCTTATAAATAGCCAAAATATAGGTtttaaaaaatcattaaaaacaacAAACAAACACATGAACAAACTCTACCGAATCAATGGATCTCAAATGGGTTAATAGCTACATTTCTAAACAACTACCATTTCCTATGCGCGCTTACACAACATATGACCTGAAACAAATTAAAGAAACAAAGAGAAGAAAGCCAATGATATCCTCTAAACACCAGCAGTTTCCACAGGCCACAGCAGACCTCCTTCCCAAACTTAATCCCACTATTAGTAAACAGAAATGCATACCTACCGGAAGACTAAATCTCAAAACTTTCGTCAGCAAGGTCTGGATTAAATGAACAAATCACTAAAAGATGCCGATATCTGGCCGATGTCTTCAACCTTGATAACCTCGAAGCACCCATAAGTCTCTAATTCCTAACCGTCCATTACACAGTCTTCTTCACTGCagtgaaaaaaaaaggaaaaaggcaaATTTCCCGCAAACAGAAATGCCCACACGATTCCTTCTCGGTTTTGGTTCGGGAATGCATTGGAACGGTAATCAGAACGGCCATGTTCCCCAACGTGTTTGGTTCGTGACTGGATTCAGAATCAGAAAACGAATGGGATTTGAATACTAGAGGAGAGTTAAGATTAGGTTTGGGGGGATTCGGGGCATTCCTATTCCCCCTGGAATTAAATGGGAACCGGGCTACCCCCAATCCCAACCAAACGGCTGGAATGGGAGACACTCATTCCCATTCTAGAAACCAACTCCCCTATGGAAGAATTACTTAAACTCGTTGTCATTAAACAACCAATCTGCTTATGCTCATCGGCAGCTACTACGTCAGCAGCACAAATAGCGGAAGAAAAATCATACCCAGAAACCCTAAAAACCTAAACCATTTTGGATCAAGAGAAAAGCATTAGAAAAAAATGCTGACAGagatatataaatttgaataaacGTATACGAGAAACAAAATTGAATCAAAATATACTCTGACTGCTTCCATAAAACCAAACATAGTACAAGTAGCAAAATAAAGCCAAAAAAGCTACAAACAAAATTGGAAAACTAGGGTTTTGATGATCGGGAACGGGAGgaacaagaaaaaagaagattaCCTCATTTTTTGCAATGGTTTTTGGATTACACGGAGAGCAGAGGGAAGGAGAAGAGCAGCGGAATGGGACTTATTGGGTATAAAACTATGTTTGGAGTGGGGAGCAGGGTGAGAGCCCACGCGAATATATGAGTGAAGGAAGGGGAGGATGTGGAAAAGCCTTCCATGCGAGTCTAGAGGATTCCATGCCTCCAGCGCCACTCTTAGACGATCATCGTACCATCGATGATCAGGACCGTCTAAATGATGGGCACCTCATGAAACATAATTCGATCCTCGATTTGGCCCATCCGTCTGGCCCATCTGGATTGGAAACGGCCATCCGGATAGGTTAGGGGCCGTGGCTGGGTGACATATTGCAATTGCTAAGCCCAGGCCCGATCCATTTTCCCAATATCTAATTCTTGTGACGACAGCTTGGATGTGGATATATCTTCCTCCCattttgtaattattttttttattaaacttaGATTATGTACTATTTCCTAGATAAAGCCTTCTATATTTCTTTAGGAAATGAAACCCATCAAATTAACATAATCATAGACATTTGATTTGTATAATATAAATAAGCAATACTGCATGATATTACGTATAGAAATATCCAATTGCCCAAGTTATGACGGTCCAATATGGATGAGTAAGTGGCAAGTTTAGCAATTAtgtaaaaaattgattgaatcttaTAGAGTAGAAAGGCTTGGCATATCTCGAATTCGAAACCATAATCTTTTTTATCCAGAAGGAAAAGAAATGGCCTTCGTCGACATTGTGCCTTCCACCTCCTCCTTCCCACTAGGCTCATGCAaaacacgagagagagagagagagagagagatggaaatCTGAGATAAAGGAGAGAGATTGAGAGAGAATATGAGAGAGGGAAGGTAGAGAGATCGAGAGATTGTGTGAGATTTCCCGTGATGCTTTTGGATTGTTGGTGGGACTTTAGTTGGATGGAATGAGGCTAAATTTAACATGATCTCGAATAACACTGGGCAATTCTCCATTATAGTGAGTTGGATGGATCGAGTACTAAATAAATCATGGACATTCAATATTATTTATGGGCCAACCAAACATAAcgtcaaagttttttttttggaaagagcTGAGACTATGATATATTTGGGTGTTAAAAATAGCATCCAAGATGGTACTCGAACTTTGCATAGGTGCATGGCCTCtctaaattatttatcaatgaaaaaaTTACTGATTTTGTTTACAACTATTATTTCGTTGGAAAGAGCTCGAAGATAAGCATGAAGATATGGTTGCACAGCCGAACATTGTACTCTTTATGTCATTTAATTTAAAGCTTATATTTTTTCACATCTTGTAGGTAATCCATGACAATACAAGTTGAAAAACCGGTGGACCCATGGGTTTGCGCTAAGCAGGGGCAGAAGCGGTTTTGGTGCGGACCATATTACCATGCCAGCGAGTCAACGTGCAGAATAATAAAATTTCTCCATGAAATAATGTTTAAACTTTTTGAAGAATTAGATAAATATTGAAATTatgggtcttttttttttttttttgataattcggCTAAGGAAGCTATTTCGTATGCTTCTCGTATACTGTTACAGGTGGGCGGGCAGGGCAGTAGATAGGTGCCAATTGCCAGGGCGGGCGTGTACTAGAGCCGATTCCGCTGGCACCCAACCCCCTTGCTATTCTAACGGTTTATCTATCCAGCTATCCAGCTTTGTAGATGGACTAGAACTGAATACTACTGCAAACTGGGTCACGGCCAGCGGCTGCAGTCCTCTATAAATTGTTGTAACAGGTGCAATAGATTATTCTGATGCCAAATGACGAGTCATGAATAACTCACAAATAAATCACAAAATTTGTATataatttgagaataaattgAACCGTTCTGAATTTATTTGTTTTTGGAGAATAAATTCAGAGAACCATCCAGCCAAGACAAAATTGGAAATAGCttgagattttttaaaaaatcagagaatgtCGTACCGGCCAACAAAATTATAGGTTACCTTAAAACAATGTTCGAGCATTACCGCTGTATCCTTCTACTTGTGGGGAAAGAACTGTTCGGTTTGGCACTTGCAAACTCTTTCCTGCTTCAAAGTCATCACAGTATCAACTTAGTTGAAGCTCGTTAAAAGGAAAGTGAACTTGCTAAAGTTCACCTcaaatttttcaacaactccttgGTCATGGTAATCCTTACATTTCGCAAGTTAATATGGCAGATCAGTTGAATTCAGTCATTGTGGTTATAGTTTgctcaaaaaggaaaaaagagaaatgTGTTACGTTAAGAAAATAGCATTAGCATATCTGTTCCATAATCTGTCAAACAT
The sequence above is a segment of the Elaeis guineensis isolate ETL-2024a chromosome 7, EG11, whole genome shotgun sequence genome. Coding sequences within it:
- the LOC105048581 gene encoding F-actin-capping protein subunit beta translates to MEAAMDLMRRISPNQSETALSALLSLLPHHSADLLSQVDQPLQVCMDTESMKEFILCEYNRDADSYRSPWSNKYHPPLEDGSLPSDELRKLEIEANEIFAVYREQYYEGGVSSVYMWEDDNQEFVACFLIKKDGSKTGHGRRGHLQEGSWDAIHVIEVGPVEEGNVHYCLTSTVMLSLTTEHKPLGTFNLSGSIRRQMSLDLSVEEGHLCNMGRMIEEMEGKLRNSLDQVYFGKTREMVCTLRPPPEGIQLRLPES
- the LOC105048582 gene encoding co-chaperone protein p23-1; translation: MSRHPTTKWAQRSDKVYITIELPDAKDVKLNLQPGGHFYFSAASGADNVPYEIDFELFDKVNVEESKASVGLRTICYLVKKAEKKWWSRLLKKEGKPPVFLKVDWDKWIDEDDDKENKFGDMDFGDMDFSNLDMGGADDELDDDAADAFDKEGDDEMEETKAEESQGEESKVEGAQAAAASESEAKA